The Prinia subflava isolate CZ2003 ecotype Zambia chromosome 5, Cam_Psub_1.2, whole genome shotgun sequence genome window below encodes:
- the PRR33 gene encoding proline-rich protein 33, with product MLITVASSTQPGSHHHPLSPPPTLPKPGKDNLRLQRLLKKAARKNATLATEQGKSFRSSLSPVNEASPDQERAESAAPAEAPEATAAPCAPLPAHLSVRPVQHRAPSPFRKGKPFTLKVTEQRRIAEHVKLTTSSAMPLLQKPGAPETPQQPEGVDSHLSSPPDSSVSFFPQPPPSNTPSKERAPEVTYVTKVNTYFHSVKPPRAKTPTPNPTQGTVSHEDRRPTSPAPQTSSSEPPSEQTPTSLEDSKAAPPLPEPPLLPAAETEPPVQAPKPVPAEKPSTSDAHTNKPTTHGSDTEVSKSKTAPELPKQDRDVLKPSTSSAPWRQARPATATPAQADGTGSTCTDTKAEHLPEAQMTPSSPNTSCPPKAEPAPSSVEAPRPHGTGASGWHRLRKHLMVQPEATNFPEPKPEKLGQEEGNKDNAAQAVIKQDCMLVKSKAMRMWDAILYQVTLTRERKQQAEEKKPQKEESFFLPRRLPILLHKPRFDARKLKELAAKPMTKISTVFEVSHFRPKGAEEHARSFNRTASGWSVS from the coding sequence ATGCTGATAACAGTAGCCTCCTCCACCCAGCCGGGTTCCCATCACcaccccctctctccccctcccaccctcccaaAGCCCGGGAAGGACAACCTGCGGCTGCAGCGGCTGCTGAAGAAGGCAGCCAGGAAGAACGCCACGCTCGCCACGGAGCAGGGCAAGTCCTTCCGCTCCAGCCTGTCGCCCGTGAACGAGGCCAGCCCCGACCAGGAGCGAGCTGAGAGCGCGGCCCCGGCAGAGGCCCCtgaagccacagcagccccctgtgcccccctgccCGCCCACCTCTCCGTCAGGCCCGTCCAGCACCGCGCCCCCTCGCCCTTCCGAAAGGGGAAGCCCTTCACACTGAAGGTCACCGAGCAGCGGCGCATCGCTGAACACGTCAAGCTCACAACCTCCTCGGCCATGCCCCTGCTACAGAAGCCAGGAGCCCCTGAGActccacagcagcctgagggTGTGGATTCCCACCTTTCCTCTCCACCAGACTCTTCAGTATCCTTTttcccccagcctcctccttcCAATACACCCAGTAAAGAAAGGGCACCAGAGGTTACCTATGTCACCAAGGTGAACACTTATTTCCACAGTGTCAAGCCACCCCGGGCTAAGACCCCCACACCAAACCCGACCCAAGGAACTGTCAGCCATGAAGACAGAAGGCCTActtccccagcccctcaaaCAAGCAGCTCTGAACCCCCTTCAGAGCAGACACCCACCTCACTTGAAGACAGCAAGGCCGCTCCCCCCTTGCCAGAACCTcccctccttcctgctgcagagacagAGCCTCCTGTTCAAGCTCCCAAGCCTGTTCCTGCTGAGAAGCCAAGCACCTCTGATGCCCACACCAATAAGCCTACAACCCATGGAAGTGACACCGAAGTATCCAAATCCAAGACAGCTCCTGAATTACCCAAGCAAGACAGAGATGTCCTAAAACCATCAACATCCAGTGCTCCCTGGAGGCAAGCACGCCCTGCGACAGCAACGCCAGCACAAGCGGATGGTACCGGGTCCACCTGCACAGACACCAAGGCAGAACATCTCCCTGAAGCCCAGATGACTCCCAGCTCACCCAACACCAGCTGTCCCCCCAAGGCTGAGCCAGCACCATCGTCAGTAGAAGCACCAAGACCTCATGGAACCGGTGCCAGTGGCTGGCATCGCCTCAGGAAACACCTTATGGTGCAGCCAGAAGCAACCAACTTCCCAGAGCCCAAGCCAGAAAAGCTGGGACAGGAGGAAGGGAACAAAGACAACGCTGCTCAAGCAGTCATTAAGCAAGACTGCATGCTGGTTAAATCGAAAGCCATGAGGATGTGGGATGCCATTTTATACCAGGTGACACTCACCAGGGAGAGGAAGCAGcaagcagaagagaagaagCCACAGAAGGAAGAAAGCTTCTTTCTTCCCCGGCGCTTACCCATCCTTCTACACAAGCCGCGGTTTGACGCCCggaagctgaaggagctggCTGCCAAGCCCATGACAAAGATCAGCACCGTGTTTGAGGTGAGCCACTTTCGGCCCAAGGGGGCCGAGGAGCACGCCAGGAGCTTCAACAGAACGGCGTCAGGGTGGTCGGTCAGCTGA